The proteins below are encoded in one region of Paracoccus aerodenitrificans:
- a CDS encoding ExeA family protein, with product MKHFRIERPWNQAGYFETERLTQFREDVMAAIMAGHLIAISGPVGVGKTVMINRLQEQITADKKIIVARSLSVDKPRVVLPALITALFLDISGDPDMKVPTQPERRERLLQEAVRKAKKPIALFIDEAHDLHGNTLNGLKRLREVIGAGGGTLSVVLVGHPRLRNDLRRATMEEVGHRTVKFEFSSIGDERREFVSWLLGQCLAEGVEPLDVFEDAAQQYLAERLSTPLQFAEHLNRAFADAYRMGADQVTREIVEETISVGFDDLDARLARIGYSPKALADLTDTRLPEIRRFLKGQLDTDRTDELSTLMRKAGLPI from the coding sequence ATGAAACATTTCCGCATCGAGCGGCCGTGGAACCAGGCGGGGTATTTCGAGACCGAACGCCTGACCCAGTTCCGGGAGGACGTGATGGCCGCCATTATGGCCGGGCATCTGATCGCCATTTCCGGCCCTGTGGGGGTCGGCAAGACAGTGATGATCAACCGTCTTCAGGAACAGATCACGGCCGACAAGAAAATCATCGTGGCGCGCAGCCTCTCGGTGGACAAGCCGCGCGTGGTGCTGCCGGCCCTGATCACGGCGCTCTTTCTCGACATTAGCGGCGATCCGGACATGAAAGTTCCAACCCAGCCCGAGCGCCGGGAGCGGCTGCTTCAAGAGGCCGTGCGCAAGGCCAAAAAGCCGATTGCCCTCTTCATCGACGAAGCCCATGACCTGCACGGCAATACGCTTAACGGCTTGAAACGGCTGCGGGAAGTCATCGGCGCCGGGGGCGGCACCCTGTCCGTGGTGCTGGTTGGCCACCCGCGGCTCAGAAATGACCTGCGCCGCGCCACGATGGAGGAAGTCGGCCACCGGACGGTGAAGTTCGAATTCAGCAGCATCGGCGACGAACGCCGTGAATTCGTGTCCTGGCTTCTCGGACAATGCCTGGCCGAAGGGGTTGAGCCGCTGGACGTCTTTGAGGATGCGGCGCAGCAGTATCTTGCGGAGCGTCTTTCCACGCCCTTGCAGTTTGCCGAACACCTGAACCGGGCCTTTGCCGATGCCTACCGGATGGGCGCGGATCAGGTCACGCGCGAGATCGTAGAGGAAACCATTTCGGTCGGCTTTGACGATCTTGACGCCCGGCTGGCCCGGATCGGCTACAGCCCCAAGGCGCTGGCCGATCTGACCGACACCCGCCTTCCCGAAATCCGCCGCTTCCTCAAGGGCCAGCTGGATACAGACAGAACCGACGAACTCTCAACCCTCATGCGAAAAGCGGGGCTGCCGATATGA
- a CDS encoding UPF0149 family protein, with product MKRNTELSDSEERRLGEFLGRVRGGAIPNVEALDGFFAALACCPDLVMPSEYMPVLQNGATEDGDLVFEDMAEAELFVELVNRHWNHVNHQLDSEEVYLPLVLEDENGRYQANDWAQGFLRGTELRRDIWFQIMEDEAEGGAMVPIWALAYEHHEDPEMRPFDDPVTEGQRQDLLVGAAAGVMRMHRYFLKQRNLYTPPSGTFIRSGGKTGRNEPCPCGSGKKFKQCCGRRSMLH from the coding sequence ATGAAACGCAATACCGAACTTTCCGACAGCGAAGAACGCAGGCTGGGAGAATTCCTTGGCCGGGTGCGCGGCGGCGCAATCCCGAATGTCGAAGCGCTCGACGGCTTCTTCGCGGCGCTGGCTTGTTGTCCGGATCTGGTCATGCCAAGCGAATACATGCCCGTCCTACAAAACGGCGCGACGGAAGACGGCGATCTGGTCTTTGAGGACATGGCGGAGGCCGAACTGTTTGTCGAACTGGTCAACCGGCACTGGAACCATGTGAACCACCAGCTCGATTCCGAGGAGGTATACCTGCCTCTCGTGCTGGAAGATGAGAATGGCAGATACCAGGCCAACGACTGGGCGCAGGGGTTCCTGCGCGGAACCGAGCTGCGGCGCGATATCTGGTTCCAGATCATGGAGGATGAAGCTGAAGGCGGTGCCATGGTGCCGATATGGGCACTCGCCTATGAACATCATGAAGACCCGGAAATGCGCCCCTTCGATGATCCTGTCACCGAGGGTCAACGGCAGGATCTGCTGGTTGGCGCCGCCGCAGGCGTCATGCGCATGCACCGGTATTTTTTGAAACAGCGCAATCTTTACACGCCGCCATCCGGGACATTCATCCGGTCAGGCGGCAAGACCGGCCGGAACGAGCCTTGCCCCTGCGGGTCCGGCAAGAAGTTCAAACAGTGCTGCGGGCGCCGTTCCATGCTGCATTAA
- a CDS encoding Eco57I restriction-modification methylase domain-containing protein, giving the protein MIAGRYIYCYFYERGLRLLKPGGRLGYISSNTFFKTGSGKPLRQYLLREATIEGVVDFGDLQVFEGVTTYPAILILKRGAAPKDHELRFWKVDALPDTNFLASWEAAQGPYPQSALGAGSWELENPALRALREKIRAGRKTLKEVYGSPLYGIKTGLNAAFVIDTPTKDRLCAQDPRSAGLLKPFLEGKDLQRWWAEPRGLWLIYIPKNRIDIEDYPAIRDWLLPFREQLEKRATKQEWFELQQAQEAYAPHFEGPKLIWPHFSQGRKFLADIASYYANNKCFFVPVGDMALLALLNSKLQWLVLQGLCRAMRGGEWRLELESQYVEKLPIPAWNDGAQIDLAAASEQASKAAQERLKLQTALTRRIPDLCPTEREPKLTNKLKEWWTLPDFAAFRAEVKKVFKADIPLSERSDWEDWITRDRAEIAHLTAEIAQAEAKIDGIVYELFDLTPDEIALLEASI; this is encoded by the coding sequence ATGATTGCAGGCCGTTACATCTACTGCTACTTCTACGAACGGGGCCTGCGCCTGCTGAAACCGGGCGGGCGCTTGGGTTACATTTCCTCGAACACCTTCTTCAAAACCGGATCGGGTAAGCCTCTGCGGCAATACCTTCTACGGGAGGCGACGATTGAGGGCGTTGTCGATTTTGGCGATCTGCAAGTGTTCGAAGGCGTGACGACCTACCCGGCGATCCTGATCTTGAAGCGCGGGGCCGCGCCGAAAGATCATGAGCTGCGGTTCTGGAAGGTGGATGCGCTACCGGACACGAACTTCCTGGCAAGCTGGGAAGCCGCACAAGGCCCTTACCCGCAATCGGCCCTTGGGGCCGGATCATGGGAGCTGGAAAACCCCGCATTGCGGGCGCTGCGCGAGAAAATCAGGGCAGGGCGCAAGACACTGAAAGAGGTGTATGGATCGCCACTCTACGGTATCAAGACCGGCCTGAACGCGGCCTTTGTGATCGACACGCCGACCAAGGACCGGCTTTGCGCTCAGGACCCGCGCTCTGCCGGGCTGTTGAAGCCGTTCCTGGAAGGCAAAGATCTGCAACGCTGGTGGGCGGAACCGCGCGGGCTTTGGCTGATCTACATTCCCAAAAACCGGATCGACATAGAGGATTATCCGGCCATCCGCGATTGGCTGTTGCCGTTCAGGGAACAGCTTGAAAAGCGGGCGACCAAGCAAGAATGGTTCGAGCTGCAACAGGCGCAGGAAGCCTATGCGCCGCACTTTGAAGGGCCAAAGTTGATCTGGCCGCATTTCTCTCAAGGGCGTAAGTTTTTGGCCGACATCGCAAGCTACTACGCGAACAACAAGTGCTTCTTTGTCCCGGTTGGCGACATGGCTCTATTGGCACTGCTCAATTCTAAGCTGCAATGGCTCGTCTTGCAGGGCCTCTGCCGCGCCATGCGTGGAGGCGAATGGCGGCTGGAACTTGAGTCACAGTATGTCGAAAAACTTCCTATTCCGGCCTGGAACGATGGCGCACAGATCGATTTGGCGGCTGCAAGTGAACAGGCCAGTAAAGCTGCACAAGAACGCCTGAAGCTGCAAACCGCCCTGACACGCCGCATTCCCGACCTCTGCCCGACAGAGCGCGAGCCAAAGCTCACCAACAAGCTCAAGGAATGGTGGACCCTGCCAGATTTCGCCGCCTTCCGGGCCGAAGTGAAGAAGGTGTTCAAGGCTGACATTCCGCTGTCTGAGCGGTCCGATTGGGAAGATTGGATCACCCGCGACCGCGCCGAAATCGCCCACCTTACTGCCGAGATTGCCCAGGCCGAAGCCAAGATCGACGGTATTGTCTATGAGCTGTTCGACCTGACACCGGATGAAATCGCCCTTCTGGAAGCCTCAATCTGA
- a CDS encoding recombinase family protein — MLIGYARISTGDQSLALQHDALRSAGCERIFEDKASGAKTARPGLTSALEQLREGDTLVVWRLDRLGRSLKDLIARAEELKEMGVGLKSLQESIDTTSSGGQLIFHMFGALAEFERNLIRERTLAGLTAARARGRKGGRKKALDRKKRAHAVDLYRSRKHTVPEICSLMGISRATLYAYVAEFADGK, encoded by the coding sequence ATGCTCATTGGCTACGCACGTATTTCGACCGGGGATCAGAGCCTTGCCTTGCAGCATGACGCGCTGAGATCGGCAGGATGCGAGCGGATTTTCGAGGACAAAGCGAGCGGAGCCAAGACAGCAAGGCCTGGCCTGACCAGCGCCCTGGAACAACTGCGCGAGGGTGACACGCTGGTTGTTTGGCGGCTGGACCGGTTGGGGCGGTCCCTGAAGGATCTGATCGCCCGGGCCGAAGAGCTGAAGGAGATGGGCGTCGGGCTGAAGAGCCTTCAGGAATCCATCGACACCACGTCGAGCGGCGGCCAGCTGATCTTCCACATGTTCGGCGCTCTTGCCGAGTTTGAGCGCAACCTGATCCGGGAGCGCACCCTGGCTGGATTGACTGCAGCGCGGGCGCGCGGCCGCAAGGGCGGCCGCAAGAAAGCGCTGGACCGCAAGAAACGAGCCCATGCGGTGGACCTCTACCGCTCCCGCAAACACACGGTGCCGGAGATTTGCAGCCTGATGGGGATCTCACGGGCCACGCTCTATGCCTATGTCGCTGAGTTTGCCGATGGCAAATAG
- a CDS encoding IS481 family transposase — MPAETLLALRTRLAGLPPRSAARREEVGRIAGLFGVSPSTVYRALKSLHQPKGLRRSDRGKPRGIQERDLARYCEIIAALKMRTSNRKGRHLSTTRAIELLEEHGVQTPEGHVQPPKGLLKRSTVNRWLKDWGYDQPRMTRAAPAARFEARHSNACWQFDISPSDLKHIAQPAWLDPKRGQPTMMLYSVVDDRSGTSYQEYRCVYGEDAESALRFLFNAMSPKEDTEFQGIPGMIYLDNGPVAKSLVFQTVMERLGVEWKTHMPAGSDGARVTARSKGKVERPFRTVKEAHETLYHFHEPETEAEANLWLRNFINKYNDKPHRREPHSRIEDWVANLPETGIREMCSWERFCAFAREPERRKVAADARVSIDGAFYEVDGDLAGEEVLLWWGLFDHELFVEWQDKRYGPYRPEGGPIPLHRYRKRKSSPREKRAEAVAKLAEQISLPRAALGGSGLDAAPAEIVPLPKVRFSDPDPWGQISYENALSARRAISYLLDRPLAELSQEDRAFIGDLVGRTLNKAEIEAAIKQRFRREQ, encoded by the coding sequence ATTCCGGCCGAGACGCTGCTGGCGCTGAGAACCCGGCTGGCCGGGTTGCCGCCCCGGTCAGCGGCGCGGCGGGAGGAGGTTGGCCGGATCGCGGGCCTTTTTGGCGTCAGCCCGTCCACGGTCTACCGCGCCCTGAAGTCCCTGCATCAGCCGAAGGGCTTGCGGCGGTCGGACCGCGGGAAACCGCGTGGCATCCAGGAACGTGATCTGGCGCGCTATTGCGAGATCATCGCCGCCTTGAAGATGCGCACGAGCAACAGGAAAGGGCGGCATCTTTCGACCACCCGGGCCATCGAGCTCCTGGAAGAGCATGGTGTCCAGACGCCGGAGGGCCATGTGCAGCCCCCGAAAGGCCTGTTGAAACGATCGACCGTGAACCGGTGGCTGAAAGATTGGGGATACGACCAGCCCCGCATGACCCGCGCGGCGCCGGCAGCCCGCTTTGAAGCCCGCCATTCCAACGCATGCTGGCAATTTGACATCAGCCCCTCGGATCTGAAGCATATTGCGCAGCCGGCTTGGCTGGACCCCAAGCGGGGACAGCCAACGATGATGCTTTACAGCGTGGTGGATGACCGCTCCGGCACATCCTATCAGGAGTACCGCTGCGTCTACGGCGAGGATGCGGAAAGCGCGCTGCGGTTCCTGTTCAATGCAATGTCGCCCAAGGAGGATACGGAGTTCCAAGGCATTCCCGGGATGATCTATCTCGACAATGGCCCCGTCGCCAAGAGCTTGGTGTTTCAGACGGTGATGGAGCGGCTTGGGGTGGAATGGAAGACGCATATGCCCGCCGGCTCCGACGGGGCGCGGGTTACCGCCCGGTCGAAGGGCAAGGTAGAAAGACCTTTCCGGACGGTGAAGGAGGCCCATGAGACGCTCTATCATTTCCACGAACCGGAAACCGAGGCGGAGGCCAATCTCTGGCTGAGGAATTTCATCAACAAATATAATGACAAACCCCATCGCCGGGAACCGCACAGCCGGATCGAGGATTGGGTGGCCAATCTGCCAGAAACCGGTATTCGCGAGATGTGTTCCTGGGAACGCTTCTGCGCCTTTGCCCGGGAGCCCGAGCGCCGGAAGGTCGCAGCGGATGCGCGCGTTTCCATCGACGGGGCCTTCTACGAGGTTGATGGCGATCTCGCAGGCGAGGAGGTACTGCTGTGGTGGGGCCTTTTCGATCATGAGCTGTTCGTGGAATGGCAGGACAAGCGCTACGGCCCCTATCGGCCCGAGGGCGGGCCAATCCCCCTGCACCGGTATCGCAAGCGCAAATCTTCGCCCCGTGAAAAGCGCGCCGAGGCGGTAGCCAAACTGGCCGAGCAGATCAGCTTGCCGCGTGCCGCTCTTGGCGGGTCAGGTTTGGACGCGGCCCCGGCCGAGATTGTGCCGCTGCCCAAGGTCCGCTTCAGCGATCCGGACCCTTGGGGGCAGATTTCCTATGAGAATGCGCTGAGCGCACGGCGGGCCATTTCCTATCTGCTGGACCGGCCGCTTGCTGAACTCTCGCAGGAGGACCGTGCCTTCATCGGCGATCTGGTTGGCCGGACGCTCAACAAGGCCGAGATCGAGGCGGCAATCAAGCAGCGCTTCCGGCGCGAACAATGA